In the genome of Flammeovirga agarivorans, one region contains:
- a CDS encoding NAD(P)(+) transhydrogenase (Re/Si-specific) subunit beta, with amino-acid sequence MEYSNIIDLLYLVSIVVFIIGLKGLSHPESARKGNLVAALGMGMAIVISLFAPQASGDNNYLWILGAMLVGGGIGMVSAKKVAMTKMPEMVSLFNGLGGACAMLIGIAEFNNLPAGTEMMSGAVLTNIFAMFVGAVSLTGSLVAYGKLNGSLRDNFSLPAPQLINIASLIGVFVLAGMIMTQPELNMPLVYALLGLSLFYGIAFVTPIGGGDMPVVISLLNSVTGIGATGAGLIYSNNIMIIGGILVGASGIILTVMMCEAMNRSLVNVLVGNLGASGGGSGSSREEIVKEVNVSDLAIQLKYADRVCIVPGYGLAVAQAQHICHEIESVLEEEGVEVRYAIHPVAGRMPGHMNVLLAESDVSYDKLLELEPANDAFPSTDVVLVIGANDVVNPSAKDDTSSPIYGMPILDVETAKNVVVFKRGMSTGYAGVQNPLFFGDRTKMLFGDAKASLNKLKDEIANA; translated from the coding sequence ATGGAGTATTCTAATATCATCGACTTATTATACTTAGTAAGTATAGTCGTTTTCATTATAGGATTAAAAGGTCTGTCTCACCCGGAATCAGCTCGTAAAGGTAACTTAGTCGCTGCTTTAGGTATGGGTATGGCTATCGTAATATCTTTATTTGCCCCTCAAGCTTCAGGAGATAATAACTATCTGTGGATTTTAGGAGCAATGTTAGTAGGTGGTGGTATCGGTATGGTATCAGCAAAGAAAGTAGCCATGACAAAAATGCCAGAGATGGTATCTTTATTCAATGGTTTAGGTGGTGCTTGTGCCATGTTAATTGGTATTGCTGAATTCAACAACTTACCTGCTGGTACTGAAATGATGAGTGGTGCTGTTTTAACAAACATCTTTGCGATGTTTGTAGGTGCTGTTTCGTTAACAGGTTCATTAGTAGCTTATGGTAAATTGAATGGTTCTTTAAGAGATAACTTCTCGTTACCTGCTCCTCAATTAATCAACATTGCTTCTTTAATTGGTGTATTCGTTTTGGCTGGTATGATCATGACTCAACCAGAATTGAACATGCCTTTAGTATATGCTTTATTAGGGTTATCATTATTCTATGGTATTGCTTTCGTAACGCCAATTGGTGGAGGAGATATGCCAGTAGTTATTTCATTACTAAATTCAGTAACTGGTATTGGAGCAACTGGTGCGGGTCTTATCTACAGTAACAATATTATGATCATTGGTGGTATCCTTGTAGGTGCATCAGGTATTATTCTTACTGTGATGATGTGTGAAGCTATGAACCGTTCATTAGTTAACGTATTAGTAGGTAACTTAGGTGCATCAGGTGGTGGATCTGGATCATCTCGTGAAGAGATTGTAAAAGAAGTAAATGTATCGGATTTAGCGATCCAATTAAAATATGCAGACAGAGTATGTATCGTTCCTGGTTACGGTTTAGCTGTAGCTCAAGCACAACATATTTGTCATGAAATTGAATCAGTATTAGAAGAGGAAGGTGTTGAAGTAAGATATGCAATTCACCCAGTAGCAGGTCGTATGCCAGGTCATATGAACGTATTATTGGCAGAGTCGGATGTATCTTATGACAAGTTATTAGAACTTGAGCCTGCAAACGATGCATTCCCTTCAACTGATGTTGTTTTAGTAATTGGTGCAAATGACGTTGTTAACCCATCTGCAAAAGATGATACTTCGTCTCCAATCTACGGTATGCCGATCTTAGACGTTGAGACTGCTAAAAATGTAGTAGTATTTAAGCGTGGTATGAGTACAGGTTATGCTGGTGTTCAGAACCCATTATTCTTTGGGGATAGAACAAAAATGTTATTCGGTGATGCTAAAGCTTCATTGAATAAATTAAAAGATGAAATTGCAAATGCTTAA
- a CDS encoding NAD(P) transhydrogenase subunit alpha, producing MEQLIQFLDDNTLAMLSLLVLASFLGMEIIGKVPTVLHTPLMSGANAISGVVVIGAIILIRKASADDYLTLSLGFIGIALAMINVVGGFAVTNRMLDMFKKKDRKA from the coding sequence ATGGAACAATTAATTCAATTTTTAGATGATAATACTCTAGCAATGTTATCATTGTTAGTACTTGCTTCATTCTTAGGAATGGAGATTATTGGAAAAGTACCTACCGTTTTGCATACTCCTCTTATGTCGGGTGCAAACGCAATTTCAGGTGTAGTTGTTATCGGTGCAATTATTCTAATTCGTAAGGCATCAGCGGATGATTACCTAACTCTTTCATTAGGTTTTATCGGTATTGCATTAGCTATGATCAACGTAGTTGGTGGTTTTGCTGTAACGAACAGAATGCTTGACATGTTCAAGAAAAAAGACCGTAAAGCTTAA
- a CDS encoding LuxR C-terminal-related transcriptional regulator, translating to MITRLYILLLLLFNFLTAFSSNEHYGIPIVNRYSASEYGAGSQNWGISQNEDGFIYIANNFGLLEFNGVNWNTFTMNKGNNNLKSVLAINKRIYVGGQHEFGYFERNTKHELKYVSLLPLIDSKEEFDEIWNIYSGRNDNEIIFCSHRKVFRFDGSKITSITPPQNIFYTFYINGDFISSSPEIGLLNWNNKRILPQYKGTKLLKGHMVRSIINFPNGLLLALSHDGKLLMNSGDGFEPWATDTWDTFKDAKINSALLLKDNSLAIATQNDGVYILDEEGKVQLHINKKNGLSDMSVYQIFQDQTENLWLAHRNGLSYIEIHSPFSLINEQIGIDGGGYAASFFQNTLYLGTSNGVFKYDPKGPFLEPNYNKINIGHTYNLTVSNGYLFQGQHEGLYALKDTKNDIVTSNKGAWNAIYIPEKDAYLQGAYDGLLIHRFKNGQWNTQKLKGFNESCRLIKVDNYNTIWMSHGFKGVFRLKIDYSTNQITKADFYGKEKGFYSNVLINLFTVNNELIFCGENGVYTYDQKSDRFIIHELYTKLLGTERVSSLTNDEEGNLYFIQNNKVGAVYSPKSNSPYVERQLFERINKYISDDLESIIVIDPSNVLITAKEGFIRYNPRFKQVVHNNIPLSITQFSSSNGIDYKNELNEGADIKINYANNDISFSYATPFFDGLEYNSYQTFLEGFDKLPKPWNTQPNISYTNLKEGEYTFQVTSKNIYGEVSKMQKVKFTILAPWYRTSFAYLIYLILTAGFVFLITRISKKRYSKKWLSILGQKEQQIEDQDGTIKKLLDEKHHQEIDFKNKELALSAFHLSQRNALLTSIKTDLIKVSTSAEDVRTSKELHHLAVRISKEIDDEKDWARFKDHFNLIHSDFFEYFKENYPQLSTQELKICAYIKMNMSTKDIANALNLSVRGVETSRYRLRKKLNLEKGENLLDFIAQVETQVEMDQSQN from the coding sequence ATGATCACTAGGTTATACATTTTACTTCTATTATTATTTAATTTTCTCACTGCATTTTCATCCAATGAGCATTACGGTATTCCTATAGTTAATAGATATTCTGCATCTGAGTATGGTGCTGGTTCTCAGAACTGGGGCATCTCACAAAACGAAGATGGTTTTATTTATATCGCTAACAACTTTGGCCTCTTAGAATTTAATGGAGTGAACTGGAATACCTTTACCATGAATAAAGGGAATAACAATTTAAAGTCTGTACTAGCTATTAATAAAAGAATATATGTCGGAGGACAGCATGAATTTGGGTACTTCGAAAGAAACACAAAACATGAACTGAAGTATGTATCACTACTTCCACTAATTGATAGTAAAGAAGAGTTTGACGAAATATGGAACATATATTCTGGACGTAATGATAATGAAATCATCTTTTGTTCACACCGAAAAGTCTTTAGGTTTGATGGCTCAAAGATTACGAGTATCACCCCTCCTCAAAATATTTTTTACACCTTTTATATCAATGGAGATTTTATTTCCAGTAGCCCTGAAATTGGGTTACTAAATTGGAATAATAAAAGAATCTTACCCCAATATAAAGGCACAAAATTACTTAAAGGTCATATGGTTCGGTCCATTATCAATTTTCCCAATGGCTTGTTGTTAGCATTATCTCATGATGGTAAACTATTAATGAATTCTGGTGATGGTTTTGAACCTTGGGCAACAGACACTTGGGATACTTTTAAAGATGCTAAAATAAACTCTGCTTTATTGTTAAAGGATAATTCTCTAGCGATTGCAACCCAAAATGATGGGGTATACATCTTAGACGAAGAAGGTAAAGTTCAGCTGCATATCAATAAGAAAAATGGGCTCTCTGATATGTCAGTATACCAAATTTTCCAAGATCAAACAGAAAACCTATGGTTAGCACACCGTAATGGTCTATCATATATTGAGATTCATTCTCCTTTTTCATTAATCAATGAGCAAATTGGTATCGATGGTGGTGGATATGCTGCTTCATTTTTTCAAAATACACTCTACCTAGGCACATCAAATGGAGTATTTAAATATGATCCTAAAGGCCCTTTTCTTGAACCAAATTATAATAAAATAAATATAGGACACACCTATAATTTAACAGTAAGTAATGGCTATTTATTCCAAGGTCAACATGAAGGTTTATACGCACTAAAAGACACTAAAAATGATATTGTCACTTCCAATAAGGGAGCATGGAATGCCATATATATTCCAGAAAAAGATGCCTATTTACAAGGAGCTTATGACGGGTTGTTAATTCATCGATTTAAAAATGGCCAATGGAATACACAAAAACTAAAAGGTTTTAATGAGTCTTGCCGATTAATAAAAGTAGATAACTACAATACCATTTGGATGAGTCATGGCTTCAAGGGTGTTTTTCGTCTAAAGATTGATTATTCGACAAATCAGATCACAAAAGCTGATTTTTATGGTAAAGAAAAAGGTTTTTACTCCAATGTTTTGATTAACCTCTTTACCGTAAATAATGAACTGATTTTCTGTGGTGAAAATGGTGTATATACCTACGATCAAAAGAGTGATAGGTTTATCATCCATGAGTTATATACAAAGCTATTAGGAACGGAAAGAGTTTCTAGTCTTACAAACGATGAAGAAGGAAACCTTTACTTCATTCAAAATAATAAAGTAGGAGCAGTTTATTCTCCAAAATCCAACAGTCCTTACGTAGAGCGTCAACTATTCGAGAGGATCAATAAATACATTTCAGATGACCTTGAAAGCATTATTGTTATTGACCCTTCCAATGTACTTATTACTGCCAAAGAAGGTTTTATCCGTTACAATCCGCGCTTTAAACAAGTAGTTCATAATAATATACCTTTGAGTATTACTCAATTTAGTAGTAGTAATGGTATTGATTACAAAAACGAACTCAATGAAGGAGCTGATATTAAAATCAACTATGCCAATAACGATATTAGTTTTTCCTATGCTACACCTTTCTTTGATGGACTGGAATACAATTCATACCAAACTTTTCTAGAAGGTTTTGATAAACTGCCTAAACCTTGGAATACACAGCCTAATATATCCTATACCAACTTAAAAGAGGGAGAATATACTTTTCAGGTAACTTCAAAAAATATTTATGGTGAGGTGAGTAAAATGCAGAAAGTCAAATTTACCATTTTGGCACCTTGGTACAGAACTAGTTTTGCCTATCTTATTTATCTTATACTTACTGCTGGATTTGTATTCTTAATCACAAGAATTTCTAAAAAGAGATATAGTAAAAAATGGTTAAGTATACTAGGTCAAAAAGAACAGCAAATTGAAGATCAAGATGGTACCATTAAAAAGCTTTTGGATGAAAAGCACCACCAAGAAATTGACTTTAAAAATAAAGAACTAGCACTCTCTGCTTTTCATTTATCACAAAGAAATGCATTGCTTACTTCTATAAAAACAGACTTGATTAAAGTATCCACTTCTGCAGAAGATGTTCGTACATCTAAAGAATTACACCATCTTGCTGTTAGAATATCGAAAGAAATTGATGATGAAAAAGATTGGGCTAGATTCAAAGATCACTTCAACCTGATACACTCAGATTTCTTTGAATATTTTAAAGAAAACTATCCACAATTAAGTACACAAGAACTTAAGATTTGTGCTTACATCAAGATGAATATGTCAACAAAAGACATCGCCAATGCACTTAACTTATCTGTTAGAGGCGTTGAAACGTCTAGATATAGATTAAGAAAGAAACTGAATTTAGAGAAAGGGGAGAATCTATTAGACTTTATCGCTCAAGTAGAAACACAAGTTGAAATGGATCAATCACAAAATTAA